The Papaver somniferum cultivar HN1 chromosome 3, ASM357369v1, whole genome shotgun sequence genome includes a region encoding these proteins:
- the LOC113357175 gene encoding kinesin-like protein KIN-6 isoform X2: MEEEGKDTSPKCPYTITVRRNPPRKAKKTPSTNAPPSSKSTYFKPKDIRPYPIDDILKCDVSQAPTPVPVAPPENLESIRVFLRVRPIDIRKFSTKNSDVAAKGARSKLKGVSPKRDLKKTARKKEVCLCVTDSQSVTLAPPADMQDTRRVKTEVYDGFNHVFDSDSQQKDVYEKVMDPLVCDFIAGKSGMIAAMGPTGSGKTHTVFGSAREPGILPLALRKIFNSSGNNCSSELAGSYYISIFEIYSERGKGEKIVDLSLDGTDLSSQQSTIKCQQVLVTNVAEAESLIARGMLKRTTAMTNSNTQSSRSQCIINIIATQKTFDRKVEIVLNGPVLSIVDLAGAERSQKTGNQGTRLLESNFINNTSMVFAQCLRSLLEHQKNPKKQLQKHFQNSLLTKYLRDYLEGKKRMTLILTVKPGEDDYVDTSHLLRQASPYMKIKFSTVEEPSTLAYPKRAVEKLPRIEQPKRRKLREPDASEIDEAKIVNSEHPILKKERILKQLQQHEPLNVKKDLHKILHSEKACCTELAGTKRREQILLNFSKALWNVLKQYKQKLENSEGENHSLKENLNLERARCLELEKELGLLKLNDSHCTQLVVEDSALGSGAAKIYQEKCTIYKVQNLEVEVSDECSPVKDLKVEDHQVIMSGISFLGIWVSTMMSVVEDSPLGSVAAEIDNEKSTIFKVQNLEVEVSDERSPVKDLKLEDHQVEVSDECSPVKDLKLEDHQVEVSVECSPVNDLKLEDHQDVEDSPLGSGAAEIDQEKCTIFKVQSLEVVSDERSPVKDLKLEDHQVNSALTQSMNQEFKAFIGKENAGNDIENLKHVDIKDKSPNQDIAGLGLSVLLASSPHSKVLSVTALHEETVSETLANNITESEQECCSPLKSVNVQKPRRRLLPASSLLLKELNTLDLEVENEEPKGGRGGKKFTEERIMSKGGVSLLRLLKSNVRS, from the exons ATGGAGGAAGAGGGAAAGGATACAAGCCCTAAATGCCCTTATACTATAACAGTAAGAAGAAACCCCCCTAGAAAAGCAAAGAAAACCCCTTCCACCAACGCTCCTCCATCCAGTAAATCCACTTATTTCAAACCCAAAGATATTCGGCCATACCCGATCGACGACATCCTCAAGTGTGATGTCTCTCAAGCCCCAACTCCAGTGCCTGTAGCACCACCAGAGAATCTGGAAAGTATAAGAGTCTTTCTTAGAGTAAGACCTATTGATATACGTAAATTTTCTACCAAAAATAGTGATGTAGCAGCAAAAGGGGCTCGGTCCAAGCTAAAAGGTGTTTCACCAAAGCGGGATTTGAAGAAGACAGCTAGAAAAAAAGAGGTCTGTTTGTGTGTTACTGATTCCCAATCGGTTACTCTTGCACCACCGGCGGACATGCAGGATACAAGGCGTGTTAAAACTGAAGTGTACGATGGTTTTAACCATGTGTTTGATTCTGATTCCCAGCAG AAAGACGTATACGAGAAAGTGATGGACCCTCTAGTATGCGATTTCATTGCTGGGAAGAGTGGTATGATTGCTGCAATGGGACCTACCGGCTCGGGAAAGACACATACGGTGTTTGGTTCTGCAAGGGAGCCTGGTATTCTGCCACTTGCGCTTCGAAAGATATTCAATTCCTCTGGGAACAATTGTTCTTCTGAGCTGGCAGG GTCATACTATATATCAATTTTTGaaatatattctgagcgggggaAGGGAGAGAAGATTGTTGATTTGTCATTAGATGGAACTGATTTGTCTTCGCAACAGTCAACTATTAAATGTCAACAG GTTTTGGTTACCAATGTTGCTGAGGCAGAATCTTTGATAGCACGAGGGATGTTGAAAAGGACTACTGCTATGACAAATTCAAACACTCAATCGAG TCGGTCACAATGCATCATCAACATTATTGCCACTCAGAAAACTTTTGATAGGAAAGTTGAAATTGTACTGAATGGTCCTGTACTGAGTATTGTAGACCTTGCTGGTGCTGAAAGATCTCAAAAAACAGGGAATCAG GGAACCAGATTGCTGGAAAGCAACTTCATTAACAACACATCGATGGTGTTTGCTCAGTGCTTAAGG TCATTGCTGGAGCACCAAAAGAACCCCAAGAAGCAATTGCAGAAGCACTTCCAAAACTCCTTG CTGACCAAGTATTTAAGAGACTATCTGGAAGGAAAGAAGCGGATGACTCTG ATTTTAACTGTCAAGCCAGGGGAGGATGACTATGTCGATACATCGCATCTGCTTAGACAAGCGTCCCCTTACATGAAAATAAA GTTTTCTACTGTAGAAGAACCATCCACTTTAGCATATCCCAAGAGGGCTGTTGAGAAGTTGCCTAGAATAGAGCAGCCTAAAAGGAGGAAATTGCGTGAGCCGGATGCTTCTGAA ATAGACGAGGCTAAGATTGTCAACAGTGAGCATCCAATCTTGAAAAAAG AAAGGATTTTGAAGCAGCTTCAGCAACATGAGCCTCTGAATGTCAAAAAAGATTTGCATAAGATTTTACATTCTGAGAAAGCATGCTGCACTGAGTTAGCAGGGACTAAAAGAAGGGAACAAATTTTGCTGAATTTTTCAAAGGCTCTGTGGAACGTTCTAAAGCAATATAAGCAAAAACTTGAG AACTCTGAAGGTGAGAACCACTCTTTAAAAGAAAACCTTAATCTGGAAAGAGCTCGGTGTCTAGAACTCGAAAAAGAATTGGGACttctgaaattgaatgattctcaCTGCACCCAACTG GTTGTTGAAGATTCTGCTTTAGGCTCTGGGGCTGCTAAAATTTATCAAGAGAAATGTACCATATACAAAGTACAAAATCTGGAG GTAGAAGTTTCTGATGAGTGCTCGCCAGTTAAAGACCTCAAAGTGGAGGACCATCAGGTAATCATGTCTGGTATCAGCTTCCTTGGAATTTGGGTCAGCACTATGATGTCG GTTGTTGAAGATTCTCCTTTAGGCTCTGTAGCTGCTGAGATTGATAACGAGAAAAGTACCATATTTAAAGTACAAAATCTGGAG GTAGAAGTTTCTGATGAGCGCTCGCCAGTTAAAGACCTCAAACTGGAGGACCATCAG GTAGAAGTTTCTGATGAGTGCTCGCCAGTGAAAGACCTCAAACTGGAGGACCATCAG GTAGAAGTTTCTGTTGAGTGCTCGCCAGTTAACGACCTCAAACTGGAGGACCATCAG GATGTTGAAGATTCTCCTTTAGGCTCTGGGGCTGCTgagattgatcaagagaaatgtacCATATTTAAAGTACAAAGTCTGGAG GTAGTTTCTGATGAGCGCTCGCCAGTTAAAGACCTCAAACTGGAGGACCATCAG GTCAATAGTGCTCTGACTCAGTCCATGAATCAGGAGTTTAAAGCCTTTATTGGGAAAGAAAATGCTGGAAACGATATAGAAAATCTGAAACATGTAGATATCAAAGATAAATCCCCAAATCAAGATATAGCAG GTTTAGGCCTTTCAGTTTTGCTTGCCAGCTCACCACATTCAAAAGTTTTGTCTGTTACGGCACTTCATGAAGAG ACAGTATCAGAGACGCTTGCAAACAATATCACGGAAAGTGAACAAGAGTGTTGCTCTCCTCTCAAATCTGTCAATGTGCAAAAACCTAGAAG GAGattgcttcctgcgtcttctttATTGCTGAAAGAGCTAAATACATTGGACTTGGAGGTGGAAAATGAAGAACCAAAG GGAGGTAGAGGTGGTAAGAAGTTCACAGAGGAAAGAATCATGTCCAAGGGCGGCGTTTCTCTCCTTCGGTTATTGAAGAGCAATGTACGGTCATGA
- the LOC113357175 gene encoding kinesin-like protein KIN-6 isoform X13, with protein sequence MEEEGKDTSPKCPYTITVRRNPPRKAKKTPSTNAPPSSKSTYFKPKDIRPYPIDDILKCDVSQAPTPVPVAPPENLESIRVFLRVRPIDIRKFSTKNSDVAAKGARSKLKGVSPKRDLKKTARKKEVCLCVTDSQSVTLAPPADMQDTRRVKTEVYDGFNHVFDSDSQQKDVYEKVMDPLVCDFIAGKSGMIAAMGPTGSGKTHTVFGSAREPGILPLALRKIFNSSGNNCSSELAGSYYISIFEIYSERGKGEKIVDLSLDGTDLSSQQSTIKCQQVLVTNVAEAESLIARGMLKRTTAMTNSNTQSSRSQCIINIIATQKTFDRKVEIVLNGPVLSIVDLAGAERSQKTGNQGTRLLESNFINNTSMVFAQCLRSLLEHQKNPKKQLQKHFQNSLLTKYLRDYLEGKKRMTLILTVKPGEDDYVDTSHLLRQASPYMKIKFSTVEEPSTLAYPKRAVEKLPRIEQPKRRKLREPDASEIDEAKIVNSEHPILKKERILKQLQQHEPLNVKKDLHKILHSEKACCTELAGTKRREQILLNFSKALWNVLKQYKQKLENSEGENHSLKENLNLERARCLELEKELGLLKLNDSHCTQLVVEDSALGSGAAKIYQEKCTIYKVQNLEVEVSDECSPVKDLKVEDHQVNSALTQSMNQEFKAFIGKENAGNDIENLKHVDIKDKSPNQDIAGAGLGLSVLLASSPHSKVLSVTALHEETVSETLANNITESEQECCSPLKSVNVQKPRRRLLPASSLLLKELNTLDLEVENEEPKGGRGGKKFTEERIMSKGGVSLLRLLKSNVRS encoded by the exons ATGGAGGAAGAGGGAAAGGATACAAGCCCTAAATGCCCTTATACTATAACAGTAAGAAGAAACCCCCCTAGAAAAGCAAAGAAAACCCCTTCCACCAACGCTCCTCCATCCAGTAAATCCACTTATTTCAAACCCAAAGATATTCGGCCATACCCGATCGACGACATCCTCAAGTGTGATGTCTCTCAAGCCCCAACTCCAGTGCCTGTAGCACCACCAGAGAATCTGGAAAGTATAAGAGTCTTTCTTAGAGTAAGACCTATTGATATACGTAAATTTTCTACCAAAAATAGTGATGTAGCAGCAAAAGGGGCTCGGTCCAAGCTAAAAGGTGTTTCACCAAAGCGGGATTTGAAGAAGACAGCTAGAAAAAAAGAGGTCTGTTTGTGTGTTACTGATTCCCAATCGGTTACTCTTGCACCACCGGCGGACATGCAGGATACAAGGCGTGTTAAAACTGAAGTGTACGATGGTTTTAACCATGTGTTTGATTCTGATTCCCAGCAG AAAGACGTATACGAGAAAGTGATGGACCCTCTAGTATGCGATTTCATTGCTGGGAAGAGTGGTATGATTGCTGCAATGGGACCTACCGGCTCGGGAAAGACACATACGGTGTTTGGTTCTGCAAGGGAGCCTGGTATTCTGCCACTTGCGCTTCGAAAGATATTCAATTCCTCTGGGAACAATTGTTCTTCTGAGCTGGCAGG GTCATACTATATATCAATTTTTGaaatatattctgagcgggggaAGGGAGAGAAGATTGTTGATTTGTCATTAGATGGAACTGATTTGTCTTCGCAACAGTCAACTATTAAATGTCAACAG GTTTTGGTTACCAATGTTGCTGAGGCAGAATCTTTGATAGCACGAGGGATGTTGAAAAGGACTACTGCTATGACAAATTCAAACACTCAATCGAG TCGGTCACAATGCATCATCAACATTATTGCCACTCAGAAAACTTTTGATAGGAAAGTTGAAATTGTACTGAATGGTCCTGTACTGAGTATTGTAGACCTTGCTGGTGCTGAAAGATCTCAAAAAACAGGGAATCAG GGAACCAGATTGCTGGAAAGCAACTTCATTAACAACACATCGATGGTGTTTGCTCAGTGCTTAAGG TCATTGCTGGAGCACCAAAAGAACCCCAAGAAGCAATTGCAGAAGCACTTCCAAAACTCCTTG CTGACCAAGTATTTAAGAGACTATCTGGAAGGAAAGAAGCGGATGACTCTG ATTTTAACTGTCAAGCCAGGGGAGGATGACTATGTCGATACATCGCATCTGCTTAGACAAGCGTCCCCTTACATGAAAATAAA GTTTTCTACTGTAGAAGAACCATCCACTTTAGCATATCCCAAGAGGGCTGTTGAGAAGTTGCCTAGAATAGAGCAGCCTAAAAGGAGGAAATTGCGTGAGCCGGATGCTTCTGAA ATAGACGAGGCTAAGATTGTCAACAGTGAGCATCCAATCTTGAAAAAAG AAAGGATTTTGAAGCAGCTTCAGCAACATGAGCCTCTGAATGTCAAAAAAGATTTGCATAAGATTTTACATTCTGAGAAAGCATGCTGCACTGAGTTAGCAGGGACTAAAAGAAGGGAACAAATTTTGCTGAATTTTTCAAAGGCTCTGTGGAACGTTCTAAAGCAATATAAGCAAAAACTTGAG AACTCTGAAGGTGAGAACCACTCTTTAAAAGAAAACCTTAATCTGGAAAGAGCTCGGTGTCTAGAACTCGAAAAAGAATTGGGACttctgaaattgaatgattctcaCTGCACCCAACTG GTTGTTGAAGATTCTGCTTTAGGCTCTGGGGCTGCTAAAATTTATCAAGAGAAATGTACCATATACAAAGTACAAAATCTGGAG GTAGAAGTTTCTGATGAGTGCTCGCCAGTTAAAGACCTCAAAGTGGAGGACCATCAG GTCAATAGTGCTCTGACTCAGTCCATGAATCAGGAGTTTAAAGCCTTTATTGGGAAAGAAAATGCTGGAAACGATATAGAAAATCTGAAACATGTAGATATCAAAGATAAATCCCCAAATCAAGATATAGCAG GAGCAGGTTTAGGCCTTTCAGTTTTGCTTGCCAGCTCACCACATTCAAAAGTTTTGTCTGTTACGGCACTTCATGAAGAG ACAGTATCAGAGACGCTTGCAAACAATATCACGGAAAGTGAACAAGAGTGTTGCTCTCCTCTCAAATCTGTCAATGTGCAAAAACCTAGAAG GAGattgcttcctgcgtcttctttATTGCTGAAAGAGCTAAATACATTGGACTTGGAGGTGGAAAATGAAGAACCAAAG GGAGGTAGAGGTGGTAAGAAGTTCACAGAGGAAAGAATCATGTCCAAGGGCGGCGTTTCTCTCCTTCGGTTATTGAAGAGCAATGTACGGTCATGA
- the LOC113357175 gene encoding kinesin-like protein KIN-6 isoform X9 — MEEEGKDTSPKCPYTITVRRNPPRKAKKTPSTNAPPSSKSTYFKPKDIRPYPIDDILKCDVSQAPTPVPVAPPENLESIRVFLRVRPIDIRKFSTKNSDVAAKGARSKLKGVSPKRDLKKTARKKEVCLCVTDSQSVTLAPPADMQDTRRVKTEVYDGFNHVFDSDSQQKDVYEKVMDPLVCDFIAGKSGMIAAMGPTGSGKTHTVFGSAREPGILPLALRKIFNSSGNNCSSELAGSYYISIFEIYSERGKGEKIVDLSLDGTDLSSQQSTIKCQQVLVTNVAEAESLIARGMLKRTTAMTNSNTQSSRSQCIINIIATQKTFDRKVEIVLNGPVLSIVDLAGAERSQKTGNQGTRLLESNFINNTSMVFAQCLRSLLEHQKNPKKQLQKHFQNSLLTKYLRDYLEGKKRMTLILTVKPGEDDYVDTSHLLRQASPYMKIKFSTVEEPSTLAYPKRAVEKLPRIEQPKRRKLREPDASEIDEAKIVNSEHPILKKERILKQLQQHEPLNVKKDLHKILHSEKACCTELAGTKRREQILLNFSKALWNVLKQYKQKLENSEGENHSLKENLNLERARCLELEKELGLLKLNDSHCTQLVVEDSALGSGAAKIYQEKCTIYKVQNLEVEVSDECSPVKDLKVEDHQVEVSDERSPVKDLKLEDHQVEVSDECSPVKDLKLEDHQVEVSVECSPVNDLKLEDHQDVEDSPLGSGAAEIDQEKCTIFKVQSLEVVSDERSPVKDLKLEDHQVNSALTQSMNQEFKAFIGKENAGNDIENLKHVDIKDKSPNQDIAGAGLGLSVLLASSPHSKVLSVTALHEETVSETLANNITESEQECCSPLKSVNVQKPRRRLLPASSLLLKELNTLDLEVENEEPKGGRGGKKFTEERIMSKGGVSLLRLLKSNVRS; from the exons ATGGAGGAAGAGGGAAAGGATACAAGCCCTAAATGCCCTTATACTATAACAGTAAGAAGAAACCCCCCTAGAAAAGCAAAGAAAACCCCTTCCACCAACGCTCCTCCATCCAGTAAATCCACTTATTTCAAACCCAAAGATATTCGGCCATACCCGATCGACGACATCCTCAAGTGTGATGTCTCTCAAGCCCCAACTCCAGTGCCTGTAGCACCACCAGAGAATCTGGAAAGTATAAGAGTCTTTCTTAGAGTAAGACCTATTGATATACGTAAATTTTCTACCAAAAATAGTGATGTAGCAGCAAAAGGGGCTCGGTCCAAGCTAAAAGGTGTTTCACCAAAGCGGGATTTGAAGAAGACAGCTAGAAAAAAAGAGGTCTGTTTGTGTGTTACTGATTCCCAATCGGTTACTCTTGCACCACCGGCGGACATGCAGGATACAAGGCGTGTTAAAACTGAAGTGTACGATGGTTTTAACCATGTGTTTGATTCTGATTCCCAGCAG AAAGACGTATACGAGAAAGTGATGGACCCTCTAGTATGCGATTTCATTGCTGGGAAGAGTGGTATGATTGCTGCAATGGGACCTACCGGCTCGGGAAAGACACATACGGTGTTTGGTTCTGCAAGGGAGCCTGGTATTCTGCCACTTGCGCTTCGAAAGATATTCAATTCCTCTGGGAACAATTGTTCTTCTGAGCTGGCAGG GTCATACTATATATCAATTTTTGaaatatattctgagcgggggaAGGGAGAGAAGATTGTTGATTTGTCATTAGATGGAACTGATTTGTCTTCGCAACAGTCAACTATTAAATGTCAACAG GTTTTGGTTACCAATGTTGCTGAGGCAGAATCTTTGATAGCACGAGGGATGTTGAAAAGGACTACTGCTATGACAAATTCAAACACTCAATCGAG TCGGTCACAATGCATCATCAACATTATTGCCACTCAGAAAACTTTTGATAGGAAAGTTGAAATTGTACTGAATGGTCCTGTACTGAGTATTGTAGACCTTGCTGGTGCTGAAAGATCTCAAAAAACAGGGAATCAG GGAACCAGATTGCTGGAAAGCAACTTCATTAACAACACATCGATGGTGTTTGCTCAGTGCTTAAGG TCATTGCTGGAGCACCAAAAGAACCCCAAGAAGCAATTGCAGAAGCACTTCCAAAACTCCTTG CTGACCAAGTATTTAAGAGACTATCTGGAAGGAAAGAAGCGGATGACTCTG ATTTTAACTGTCAAGCCAGGGGAGGATGACTATGTCGATACATCGCATCTGCTTAGACAAGCGTCCCCTTACATGAAAATAAA GTTTTCTACTGTAGAAGAACCATCCACTTTAGCATATCCCAAGAGGGCTGTTGAGAAGTTGCCTAGAATAGAGCAGCCTAAAAGGAGGAAATTGCGTGAGCCGGATGCTTCTGAA ATAGACGAGGCTAAGATTGTCAACAGTGAGCATCCAATCTTGAAAAAAG AAAGGATTTTGAAGCAGCTTCAGCAACATGAGCCTCTGAATGTCAAAAAAGATTTGCATAAGATTTTACATTCTGAGAAAGCATGCTGCACTGAGTTAGCAGGGACTAAAAGAAGGGAACAAATTTTGCTGAATTTTTCAAAGGCTCTGTGGAACGTTCTAAAGCAATATAAGCAAAAACTTGAG AACTCTGAAGGTGAGAACCACTCTTTAAAAGAAAACCTTAATCTGGAAAGAGCTCGGTGTCTAGAACTCGAAAAAGAATTGGGACttctgaaattgaatgattctcaCTGCACCCAACTG GTTGTTGAAGATTCTGCTTTAGGCTCTGGGGCTGCTAAAATTTATCAAGAGAAATGTACCATATACAAAGTACAAAATCTGGAG GTAGAAGTTTCTGATGAGTGCTCGCCAGTTAAAGACCTCAAAGTGGAGGACCATCAG GTAGAAGTTTCTGATGAGCGCTCGCCAGTTAAAGACCTCAAACTGGAGGACCATCAG GTAGAAGTTTCTGATGAGTGCTCGCCAGTGAAAGACCTCAAACTGGAGGACCATCAG GTAGAAGTTTCTGTTGAGTGCTCGCCAGTTAACGACCTCAAACTGGAGGACCATCAG GATGTTGAAGATTCTCCTTTAGGCTCTGGGGCTGCTgagattgatcaagagaaatgtacCATATTTAAAGTACAAAGTCTGGAG GTAGTTTCTGATGAGCGCTCGCCAGTTAAAGACCTCAAACTGGAGGACCATCAG GTCAATAGTGCTCTGACTCAGTCCATGAATCAGGAGTTTAAAGCCTTTATTGGGAAAGAAAATGCTGGAAACGATATAGAAAATCTGAAACATGTAGATATCAAAGATAAATCCCCAAATCAAGATATAGCAG GAGCAGGTTTAGGCCTTTCAGTTTTGCTTGCCAGCTCACCACATTCAAAAGTTTTGTCTGTTACGGCACTTCATGAAGAG ACAGTATCAGAGACGCTTGCAAACAATATCACGGAAAGTGAACAAGAGTGTTGCTCTCCTCTCAAATCTGTCAATGTGCAAAAACCTAGAAG GAGattgcttcctgcgtcttctttATTGCTGAAAGAGCTAAATACATTGGACTTGGAGGTGGAAAATGAAGAACCAAAG GGAGGTAGAGGTGGTAAGAAGTTCACAGAGGAAAGAATCATGTCCAAGGGCGGCGTTTCTCTCCTTCGGTTATTGAAGAGCAATGTACGGTCATGA
- the LOC113357175 gene encoding kinesin-like protein KIN-6 isoform X8, protein MEEEGKDTSPKCPYTITVRRNPPRKAKKTPSTNAPPSSKSTYFKPKDIRPYPIDDILKCDVSQAPTPVPVAPPENLESIRVFLRVRPIDIRKFSTKNSDVAAKGARSKLKGVSPKRDLKKTARKKEVCLCVTDSQSVTLAPPADMQDTRRVKTEVYDGFNHVFDSDSQQKDVYEKVMDPLVCDFIAGKSGMIAAMGPTGSGKTHTVFGSAREPGILPLALRKIFNSSGNNCSSELAGSYYISIFEIYSERGKGEKIVDLSLDGTDLSSQQSTIKCQQVLVTNVAEAESLIARGMLKRTTAMTNSNTQSSRSQCIINIIATQKTFDRKVEIVLNGPVLSIVDLAGAERSQKTGNQGTRLLESNFINNTSMVFAQCLRSLLEHQKNPKKQLQKHFQNSLLTKYLRDYLEGKKRMTLILTVKPGEDDYVDTSHLLRQASPYMKIKFSTVEEPSTLAYPKRAVEKLPRIEQPKRRKLREPDASEIDEAKIVNSEHPILKKERILKQLQQHEPLNVKKDLHKILHSEKACCTELAGTKRREQILLNFSKALWNVLKQYKQKLENSEGENHSLKENLNLERARCLELEKELGLLKLNDSHCTQLVVEDSALGSGAAKIYQEKCTIYKVQNLEVEVSDECSPVKDLKVEDHQVVEDSPLGSVAAEIDNEKSTIFKVEVSDERSPVKDLKLEDHQVEVSDECSPVKDLKLEDHQVEVSVECSPVNDLKLEDHQDVEDSPLGSGAAEIDQEKCTIFKVQSLEVVSDERSPVKDLKLEDHQVNSALTQSMNQEFKAFIGKENAGNDIENLKHVDIKDKSPNQDIAGAGLGLSVLLASSPHSKVLSVTALHEETVSETLANNITESEQECCSPLKSVNVQKPRRRLLPASSLLLKELNTLDLEVENEEPKGGRGGKKFTEERIMSKGGVSLLRLLKSNVRS, encoded by the exons ATGGAGGAAGAGGGAAAGGATACAAGCCCTAAATGCCCTTATACTATAACAGTAAGAAGAAACCCCCCTAGAAAAGCAAAGAAAACCCCTTCCACCAACGCTCCTCCATCCAGTAAATCCACTTATTTCAAACCCAAAGATATTCGGCCATACCCGATCGACGACATCCTCAAGTGTGATGTCTCTCAAGCCCCAACTCCAGTGCCTGTAGCACCACCAGAGAATCTGGAAAGTATAAGAGTCTTTCTTAGAGTAAGACCTATTGATATACGTAAATTTTCTACCAAAAATAGTGATGTAGCAGCAAAAGGGGCTCGGTCCAAGCTAAAAGGTGTTTCACCAAAGCGGGATTTGAAGAAGACAGCTAGAAAAAAAGAGGTCTGTTTGTGTGTTACTGATTCCCAATCGGTTACTCTTGCACCACCGGCGGACATGCAGGATACAAGGCGTGTTAAAACTGAAGTGTACGATGGTTTTAACCATGTGTTTGATTCTGATTCCCAGCAG AAAGACGTATACGAGAAAGTGATGGACCCTCTAGTATGCGATTTCATTGCTGGGAAGAGTGGTATGATTGCTGCAATGGGACCTACCGGCTCGGGAAAGACACATACGGTGTTTGGTTCTGCAAGGGAGCCTGGTATTCTGCCACTTGCGCTTCGAAAGATATTCAATTCCTCTGGGAACAATTGTTCTTCTGAGCTGGCAGG GTCATACTATATATCAATTTTTGaaatatattctgagcgggggaAGGGAGAGAAGATTGTTGATTTGTCATTAGATGGAACTGATTTGTCTTCGCAACAGTCAACTATTAAATGTCAACAG GTTTTGGTTACCAATGTTGCTGAGGCAGAATCTTTGATAGCACGAGGGATGTTGAAAAGGACTACTGCTATGACAAATTCAAACACTCAATCGAG TCGGTCACAATGCATCATCAACATTATTGCCACTCAGAAAACTTTTGATAGGAAAGTTGAAATTGTACTGAATGGTCCTGTACTGAGTATTGTAGACCTTGCTGGTGCTGAAAGATCTCAAAAAACAGGGAATCAG GGAACCAGATTGCTGGAAAGCAACTTCATTAACAACACATCGATGGTGTTTGCTCAGTGCTTAAGG TCATTGCTGGAGCACCAAAAGAACCCCAAGAAGCAATTGCAGAAGCACTTCCAAAACTCCTTG CTGACCAAGTATTTAAGAGACTATCTGGAAGGAAAGAAGCGGATGACTCTG ATTTTAACTGTCAAGCCAGGGGAGGATGACTATGTCGATACATCGCATCTGCTTAGACAAGCGTCCCCTTACATGAAAATAAA GTTTTCTACTGTAGAAGAACCATCCACTTTAGCATATCCCAAGAGGGCTGTTGAGAAGTTGCCTAGAATAGAGCAGCCTAAAAGGAGGAAATTGCGTGAGCCGGATGCTTCTGAA ATAGACGAGGCTAAGATTGTCAACAGTGAGCATCCAATCTTGAAAAAAG AAAGGATTTTGAAGCAGCTTCAGCAACATGAGCCTCTGAATGTCAAAAAAGATTTGCATAAGATTTTACATTCTGAGAAAGCATGCTGCACTGAGTTAGCAGGGACTAAAAGAAGGGAACAAATTTTGCTGAATTTTTCAAAGGCTCTGTGGAACGTTCTAAAGCAATATAAGCAAAAACTTGAG AACTCTGAAGGTGAGAACCACTCTTTAAAAGAAAACCTTAATCTGGAAAGAGCTCGGTGTCTAGAACTCGAAAAAGAATTGGGACttctgaaattgaatgattctcaCTGCACCCAACTG GTTGTTGAAGATTCTGCTTTAGGCTCTGGGGCTGCTAAAATTTATCAAGAGAAATGTACCATATACAAAGTACAAAATCTGGAG GTAGAAGTTTCTGATGAGTGCTCGCCAGTTAAAGACCTCAAAGTGGAGGACCATCAG GTTGTTGAAGATTCTCCTTTAGGCTCTGTAGCTGCTGAGATTGATAACGAGAAAAGTACCATATTTAAA GTAGAAGTTTCTGATGAGCGCTCGCCAGTTAAAGACCTCAAACTGGAGGACCATCAG GTAGAAGTTTCTGATGAGTGCTCGCCAGTGAAAGACCTCAAACTGGAGGACCATCAG GTAGAAGTTTCTGTTGAGTGCTCGCCAGTTAACGACCTCAAACTGGAGGACCATCAG GATGTTGAAGATTCTCCTTTAGGCTCTGGGGCTGCTgagattgatcaagagaaatgtacCATATTTAAAGTACAAAGTCTGGAG GTAGTTTCTGATGAGCGCTCGCCAGTTAAAGACCTCAAACTGGAGGACCATCAG GTCAATAGTGCTCTGACTCAGTCCATGAATCAGGAGTTTAAAGCCTTTATTGGGAAAGAAAATGCTGGAAACGATATAGAAAATCTGAAACATGTAGATATCAAAGATAAATCCCCAAATCAAGATATAGCAG GAGCAGGTTTAGGCCTTTCAGTTTTGCTTGCCAGCTCACCACATTCAAAAGTTTTGTCTGTTACGGCACTTCATGAAGAG ACAGTATCAGAGACGCTTGCAAACAATATCACGGAAAGTGAACAAGAGTGTTGCTCTCCTCTCAAATCTGTCAATGTGCAAAAACCTAGAAG GAGattgcttcctgcgtcttctttATTGCTGAAAGAGCTAAATACATTGGACTTGGAGGTGGAAAATGAAGAACCAAAG GGAGGTAGAGGTGGTAAGAAGTTCACAGAGGAAAGAATCATGTCCAAGGGCGGCGTTTCTCTCCTTCGGTTATTGAAGAGCAATGTACGGTCATGA